The DNA segment gttatttcacatttctattaattttgttataatCTCATTTATGATGCTTGcacatttaagaaaaaatttgaaagttggaaaaagatatatatctttttaaaactctttttataatttaaaaaatactatttgaaaaaaatttattattaaataaaacttaatttcatATCACTACTTCAACGGTGGTCAAATACTTCattatattttctcaattgttaaccataagtattcttctcttgaaaaatttgatgaaaatttcaaatattttgtgaaataagtaatactagttatttgctaaaacatttgtttatttgtttgtaattgataatgtttttaactataagattacacggttcaattattttttattctataattttattttgtataatttatattatattttcatttgaaagaaattcttgttcatttattattattattattattattattattattattagcttctattttatttaactttgtcttttgtttgtaagtttttttttatcacgCTTTATTTGTAGATGGAAGTACCAAacgagaacttttggaaaatatttagaACGAAATCTGGAACgtaaaacatttaggactgaaccggcaactttttaaaatatttggaaCCAAACCGGGAACataaaaacatttaggactgaactgagaatttttaaaaaacatttcggactaaatcaaaaacattcaaatatttaggactgaatcAGAAATatgtccaaacatttaggactgaaccggaatTTTTTCCTAATATTATACTACATAAAAGGCACGATGTTCTGatatgacttttaattatctgACATAAGGATCTTAACTTTGACATGAGACGTTGCCGATTCAAAACTTGACTATAATAACAAACATATTCCCTTACTAAAACAAGAAaaacacatattttttttatctaataaaAGATACCATAAATTTGCTTTGAATTTGTAATTTACTGCTAACAACTATATATGTTTCAATGTTTCTTCCActtttcaaattaaaaattcaCACATTATCCATAAAATAACTAATATttcttttccaaaaaaaaataaaaaaaactaatatgtTTAATATGGTTGCATCATTTTTGttccttaaaaaaatattgcattaatcaaataataattaaaaaattataactaaatattttcaatatAAGTGTCACAGTTTTGTATAAAAACTAAATCCCGATTTATCCTTGAAAATTAATTGTACGACTTGCAACACATGCACAATtgtttttcaatatttattcaGTAGGAGGTATAATACTATACCAATACTCAAATGCACGTATTGCATGTTTGTATACGttcattttttaacaaaaaaataaaaattaaaaaaatgaacaatgaaataaaaaaaaatataaaaatgacgTTCTCATATATAAATATCAATCAAAGGACAAAAAAACGTAAATGTGGTATTTCTATAATTAAATAGCTAATCAAAGGACAAAAAATaagggatatatatatatatatatatatatatatatatatatatatacttccaattataaatatattaagttaaattgaaatataattaaaatgaagagaaaaaattgaattaaaGATGATGCTTATCTGTCGGACAATTGCTACAAAATTTCACGATGAAGCGGTTTTTAAGAGAGGAGGTGATGAATTAATGTCTTGCGAAATTTCTTTGTTGAGTTTTTAAGTTTTCTACCGTTAATTGCaggtaaaaaacaaaaaaacaaaacaaatctcAATCTTTTGAGTGAAATTAATCATAGTGAACCACAATAGTTATCAAAATCAGTTAATCAAAATCTAATGAGAGTCTCGGTTGATCAAAATCTAATGAGAGTTTTCAAGTGAAGTGTGaaagaaaatataaaaacataaagaATTTTTATGTAAGTTGGAAAGAAAAAATTTCTTCTATATCTCCACCTCAATAGTTTCCCGAATATACCACTAAAAGACTTTGATAATTTATTCGAAGAAAAGTTTTTGCTATTCGAAGAGTACTTTTTGAAATCTTGAATTACAGGGAAATTATAAGTCTCTTGCCAAAAATAACACGCCGTATTTAATACTTGACAATCAGATATAAAACGATCATAGTAAATTTGTCTTTATTCCCAAAACGTTCTTACTCAAATTTtccaatttaaaaattatttctaaGTTCAAGTGACATCGAGATTCACGAGGGTCAATCAATTTTGAagttattttcaaccaagatgcTCTTAAattgatatcaatttttttttagagtacATTGATAGCAATTGACCTGGTTTTATTAGATTAAATCTTTTGAATTAATGTCTTACGAAATCTTAAATTGATATAattaaaagatttaaatttttgaatatcTGGACCCAATAATATTAGGCACCATTTCTATATTAGGTATCGAAGCAAATATCAATATGAATCACTCCTGATTGTAGTGAGTTTGATACGTAACTGTCAAGACACATAGGATGAGAGAGTTGCtcttatttttctttgaaataaaGATTGCTTTTATTTGGTTGTACATTTGAAGGCATAATACATGAAACAAGCATGAGgattaaaaaatttcaataagTTTTGAGGCATAAATCGTTGAGGTGCAATAATTGTTTCTcatgaaaaaaataatcaaaacgtGATGTTTGAACTGTTGTACAATTTAAAAGATTATATTTATACTATTACGACTTATTAGATAATAACACACCTTATTATCCCATAGACCCTGATTTGCCCACAATCCGCACTATACAATAAATTCATCATGTGTAGCATAGAAAAACTCGTTATCCACTCGACTACATTATGGTTGTGTTTACTTAGTGGGATGAGATTACATGTGAATAAATcatattaggattattaaaatgattttgaagGATTTAGAATAATGATGGATAAACAGTAACATGTTTACTTCGAgttattaattttgaaattaaaataatgatTGAATGATGAATGACAGTTTTACCCTCCACTTATGATATACAATCTTATGCTTAATTTTGTATTCATATAATTTGGATTGAGTTATTTTTGAactaaattattattgattcacATGGAGGcattttcatttataaaaattattagatataaaaatatgtattttttcaaaaataataaaattgataaATCGAGTTATAAAAAAGAGAGACACGAAAAGAAATTGGGAGGGAAACAAAAAAATTGAAGGAGGGTAGATTAGGATTTATgtgtatttttttcataaatattggTTAGGATGTGTTATCCCTTGTGTAATTAAGGATGTCTAATATCATGAATTAGGATTAAATGACAGGCCATGAGATTtgagatatttgattttttttaaagtaaacaATGGATTAAGTTAGATTAATAAGTTTATCATATTGTTATCAAGCTAAGTAAACACACCCTATGAATATTATCAAGGATTAGAAATTCACCGTCTCCTAtcgaaaaaagaaagaaaaattcatCCTATTGTAGGGTGAACATACCATATATCACCCAACTACATCTGAAAAATATCAACAATATTTTGTAATTCACTACATGTACCATGGGAAAAACAACAAATGAAAATAGTACACAGAATCAAACAAATTACGATGAgtcccttttctttttcttgaaAGATAGGGTTAGTCCTTTTCTATGGACTTTGGCAGGGAGACAAATAGATGACTCTTTAGATTCATCTCCTTCAGGCAATGGGTCCCTTTGCCAGAATCCATCAATCATACGTCGACACGTGTCGACCACAACCAAGAAAAATCTAGACTCGAACCCATCATCATCCCAATATAAATGTGCTGCCTTCCTTGCAACCAAGAGTATTCATCAAATTGTAGATGCATGATCAATTCTTGAaaagcaaagaaaaaaaaaaatcagcttTGTGTGCAATCATGGGATTGATTCGAGCACAGAAGTTCCGGTCCGGGCACGAGTATTGTTCGCGCTACATTCGGGAACAAAGAACTCGGCTTTACATCATATGGAGGTGTTCGGTGACACTCATAAGATTGAAGTTCGAACAAGTACACGTTGATGATTGATACGAGACAGAAATAACgactatattatatatattcgcGCAAAGAATCGAACCACCACGATGACAAGTGCCCAAGTACTGCGAAAAAGAGAAGCTTCTAATGATCGATATTCGACTTCTAATGAGCATATATAGAGCGATGCAGAAGCCATCTCTTATGGCTTTTCTGCTGCCGATTATGGTCATTTATCACTTTGCAAGGCGAAGGAGCGTATATGCAATGTGATGCCTCGGAAATTTTCCAGGGCGATTCAATGGCAAAAGGTTTGAGGGATCACGGTTCTTGGAAAATATGGGGATGATAGGTCTTAAAGAACATATGGCTGTAAATATGTAATCATGCATAGATTGAGTTATTTCATCTGCTGATGATATATTTACACTACAAATTAAATGAGATTCCCCTACTGGGTTTTTTGATCTCCCTATATGTACCACCTAAAGTTTTGTCTATTTGATTTGTTCACCAATAAATGactgatttttattttataacttTTAATTTACTTGTGATTCGGGACCAGGCATTTATAGCAGATACATGTTATGCCTGCAACACTTGTAATACTCTAGATAGGACAAAAACTGAATAGGCCATATAAATACATAGGCCTATGTTTGAAAAGTTAGCCGAGGTTACattgtaataattctcaaataaaggATACTGCCTAAATTTTGGCTACTCGGCAATGGTTATTGCACGTAGAGCGGCATAGTCAAAACTTGATGTGAGCCTAATTTGATCGAACTTGAGTCGAGTTTTTGAGAACCCGACGTTTTATAAAGGTAGAGGTCGAGTTTTAGTTGTTTCCAGTCCAATGGCTCGCAAACTACTCGAataactatatatatttttgttcagtggatacaaaattttaagGATATTTTTGTTAATACACTGTACACACCTagaagttttttttaatatgcTAGAAAGCCTTTTGTGCTTTTCGAGCACGAGTAACTCGAAATGCGCACAAGTCGAGCTCGAGCATGAAATTGAATGCTCAATCGAGTTCAAGTAGATAAAATTTAAATCGGGAGGGACTCGAGTTATATGGTACTCGAGCTCGACTGGTGTGCACTCCTAGTCACATGTATCACTAATTTTACTGATGCAATCAAGTCCAAATACAGAAACACCTCTAACACTAAAGATTTATGACAACCTTGCATTTCACTAAGTAACATTTACAATACTTTAGTCCAACAATTGTAAGCGGCGTGTAACTATAACCTGATATATATATcagtttcttctttctttttttttttaatatcacATATATACATCAGATTTAAAAGGCTACAAGTGCACAAAGTTCAAGCTTCAAACTTCGCTCAGATATAAATGAAAGTTGACGGGATAccaaatatgatgcatgtaaCATTATATTCTGTGACACTGGCAAAATTTAATTTGGGTTGATCTTGTCGATTCCAGTGTTGATTTCTAAGCATCCACCTTTTCCAGTTGGCTTTAGGGATTCTAAGAACTTACAAGGATCCAAACATTAAGTTGGCTAAAACTTGTATCGTGATGCCTTGGCACGAGGTTTGCAGGATCCAGGCTTTGCAATTGTCACATATATAAACTTTCCCTCGAAAAACTGACAAAGCAGCACAGAAGTACTTATTCAAAGAAGTTCATATCGTCTATACTAGACAAATCAAGAAAGAGGAATGCATATACCTTGCCGTTCATCTCTTCCACAGCAGTCTCTGCAAACTCTTCATTCATAAACCAAACATAAGCGAATCCCAGAGATTTCTTGGTTTGCTTATCAAGAATCACCTTTACTGTCACCATGTCAACCTTTTGGTTTATTTTCTTGGTAACAACAAGCACTCAAGACATGGAGTAAAGCGTACCTCGACTGACTTCTCCGAAATGTGAAAACACCATCTTTAGCCCTCCCTCAGAGGTTGATTGAGCCAATCCTACATcaatctatttgcatgcttaagcagtcataaaatatttatgataCCAAATTACATATCAAGCTCAGACGGAATACAGGGTCACTGACAAGAATATGTGACAGCTGCTAAAAGCAACCCACAAATGTACACAAGCGATATCTTATAAACCATGAGAACCCATTTAAAGCCATGCAAATGGAGCTAAAATCATTGCATAGGTTGTAAAGATTCTAAAACTAGAAAGATTTAGGATCACAAAGAAGTGCTTTCATGAATTATAAtacgtaaaaaaaattatgaatctATAGAAATAATAAAGACCAATCCACTCCCTTCTCTGGCTGCCACGGATGCAAATTCTGACATTTCATTTACTCGATCTATCAAACACGGCCACAAAGATGACAAGTATACTACCCATTGAACTGCATTGCATATATTCGATATATATGGAATTGAAAATTTTTTACAAGTGAAACAAACTGTAAACAGGATAATATGAATAAGAATACATCGTTAACATACATTCAAATCCACAAAGATTGCAACTGAAACATGGATCACATTGAATTCCAATTTTCCCACTGACTTTCCTTCAAAACGAGGAACCGCGCCCCAATATTTCAAGAAACTATTTCATGCAGCAGCAGCACGTGATAAAATTATAAAGCAGAAATTCAGCTCAATTTCATCGTTGTATACAAGCAAATGATTTCACACCTTCATTGCATCTAAAAAATGAATTTGCGATTCAAGAATCACCTTTGACGAATACTATGGAGCTCGAAGGAGCATCGTTATCCAACTCAATTGAAGAGCGCAATCTTGTAGAATTTTCAGCTCTCAGATTTGGACTCCTAGAAATCCCAAAGACGAGTTTTGTGGGAAATGGGCTTCTCGATCGAAATGATACGGGAATTGAAGATTGCTTTCGAATTTGTGGGATTAGAATTTGAGGATTATAGGCTGAACAGAAGAGGGCCATTTGAAACCCTAGATTTTATTGCCTACTACAGTTTGTATTAGACTATTAAACTCGACTCCGTAGAACTTTTAACTTTACAAGTTAtgtttgggcttttgggctcaAATAATTTTACTATTTTGTATTTTGAAGTCCAAAAGCCCAAACATTATGaaatacctttttttttttttaaaaaaaaaaagttgtgtATATAGCCCAACTTATTGAGAATGGATGATGGGCTTGGTGGTTTTGGTCCGACTTGGTATGTTCATTTATTAGTTATTATTCAAAAATGCTACAATTTACTAATGAAATGTTGGTGATTATTTGTATAGATAAATCAAAACACTTAAAAAAAAGTAGAGAAAAGTATTGTCCCAAGTTGTTGTTAGTAGGAAGGCG comes from the Henckelia pumila isolate YLH828 chromosome 1, ASM3356847v2, whole genome shotgun sequence genome and includes:
- the LOC140875030 gene encoding glycine-rich RNA-binding protein 4, mitochondrial-like isoform X2, with amino-acid sequence MALFCSAYNPQILIPQIRKQSSIPVSFRSRSPFPTKLVFGISRSPNLRAENSTRLRSSIELDNDAPSSSIVFVKGLAQSTSEGGLKMVFSHFGEVSRVKVILDKQTKKSLGFAYVWFMNEEFAETAVEEMNGKFFEGKFIYVTIAKPGSCKPRAKASRYKF
- the LOC140875030 gene encoding uncharacterized protein isoform X1, with translation MALFCSAYNPQILIPQIRKQSSIPVSFRSRSPFPTKLVFGISRSPNLRAENSTRLRSSIELDNDAPSSSIVFVKGLAQSTSEGGLKMVFSHFGEVSRVKVILDKQTKKSLGFAYVWFMNEEFAETAVEEMNGKAAHLYWDDDGFESRFFLVVVDTCRRMIDGFWQRDPLPEGDESKESSICLPAKVHRKGLTLSFKKKKRDSS